Proteins co-encoded in one Puntigrus tetrazona isolate hp1 chromosome 20, ASM1883169v1, whole genome shotgun sequence genomic window:
- the snx17 gene encoding sorting nexin-17 isoform X1: MHFSIPETEVRSDENGSTYVAYNIHVNGVLHCRVRYSQLLGLHEQIKKEYGNNVVPAFPPKKIFTLTPAEVDQRREQLEKYMQAVRQDPILGSSEMFNSFLRKAQQETQQIPTEEVQLEIYLSNGQKVKVNILTSDQTEDVLEAVASKLDLPDELVGYFSLFLVQERGDGGCTYVRKLQEFELPYVSITSLHSPDYRIVLRKSYWDTAYDCDVMDDRVGLNLLYAQTVSDIERGWILVNKEQHRQLKSLQEKGSKKEFIRLAQTLKYYGYIKFDPCITDFPEKGCHVIVGAGNNELNFHVKLPSDQMKEGSFKVTRMRCWRVTSSQVPVANGTANPSSSSKCDVKLELAFEYLMSKDRLQWVTITSPQAIMMSICLQSMVDELMVKKSGGSIKKQMQKKRVNGSFQRSDSQQAVKSPPLLDSPDPSREQVVKLSTKLSSVSLRGLSSSNSASDISGNDFHGNYAFEGIGDDDL; encoded by the exons ATGCACTTCTCCATCCCCGAGACGGAGGTCCGCTCCGACGAAAACGGCTCGACTTATGTG GCTTACAATATCCATGTGAACGGTGTTCTGCATTGTCGAGTACGTTACAGCCAACTCCTGGGCCTCCACGAACAG ataaaaaaagaatatggaAATAATGTGGTGCCGGCTTTCCCACCAAAGAAGATCTTCACCCTTACGCCGGCTGAAGTTGATCAGAGGAGAGAACAGCTAGAGAAATACATGCAAGCTG TTCGTCAGGACCCCATTCTGGGATCCAGTGAGATGTTCAACAGCTTTTTGAGGAAAGCTCAACAG GAGACCCAGCAGATTCCCACTGAGGAGGTGCAGCTAGAAATATACCTGTCCAATGGCCAGAAGGTTAAAGTCAACATCCTCACATCGGACCAGACTGAGGATGTTCTGGAG gcTGTGGCTTCAAAGCTCGACCTTCCTGATGAGTTGGTGGGATATTTTAGCCTCTTCCTGGTTCAGGAGAGGGGGGATGGGGGCTGCACGT ACGTGAGAAAACTGCAGGAATTTGAGCTGCCCTACGTGTCCATCACCAGCCTGCATAGCCCTGACTACCGTATCGTCCTCCGTAAAAG CTACTGGGACACAGCGTACGACTGCGATGTCATGGATGACCGCGTGGGACTTAACTTGTTATATGCTCAG ACGGTGTCTGACATAGAGCGGGGATGGATCCTCGTGAACAAAGAGCAGCACAGACAGCTGAAATCCCTGCAGGAAAAAGGCTCAAAGAAGGAG TTCATCAGATTGGCTCAGACTCTCAAGTACTACGGCTATATCAAGTTTGATCCCTGCATCACGGACTTTCCTGAGAAGGGCTGTCATGTTATAGTCGGTGCCGGCAACAACGAACTCAACTTTCACGTCAAATTGCCCAGTGATCAGATGAAAGAGGGCAGCTTCAAAGTCACGCGCATGAGATGCTGGAGGGTCACCTCATCT CAGGTGCCTGTGGCGAATGGTACCGCGAACCCAAGCAGTTCCAGTAAATGTGACGTGAAACTAGAGCTGGCCTTCGAGTACTTGATGAGCAAAGACCGTCTGCAGTGGGTCACCATTACCAGTCCACAG GCTATCATGATGAGTATCTGTCTGCAGTCTATGGTAGATGAGCTGATGGTGAAGAAATCTGGCGGAAGCATTAAAAAG CAGATGCAGAAGAAGCGAGTGAACGGCTCGTTCCAGCGCTCTGACAGTCAGCAAGCTGTGAAGTCTCCTCCATTACTG GACTCCCCTGATCCCAGCCGTGAACAAGTAGTCAAACTCTCT accAAGCTGTCTTCTGTCTCCCTGAGAGGACTTAGTTCTTCCAACTCAGCCAGTGACATCAGTGGCAATGATTTCCATGGAAACTACGCCTTTGAAGGAATAGGGGACGATGACCTGTGA
- the snx17 gene encoding sorting nexin-17 isoform X2, whose translation MHFSIPETEVRSDENGSTYVAYNIHVNGVLHCRVRYSQLLGLHEQIKKEYGNNVVPAFPPKKIFTLTPAEVDQRREQLEKYMQAVRQDPILGSSEMFNSFLRKAQQETQQIPTEEVQLEIYLSNGQKVKVNILTSDQTEDVLEAVASKLDLPDELVGYFSLFLVQERGDGGCTYVRKLQEFELPYVSITSLHSPDYRIVLRKSYWDTAYDCDVMDDRVGLNLLYAQTVSDIERGWILVNKEQHRQLKSLQEKGSKKEFIRLAQTLKYYGYIKFDPCITDFPEKGCHVIVGAGNNELNFHVKLPSDQMKEGSFKVTRMRCWRVTSSQVPVANGTANPSSSSKCDVKLELAFEYLMSKDRLQWVTITSPQAIMMSICLQSMVDELMVKKSGGSIKKMQKKRVNGSFQRSDSQQAVKSPPLLDSPDPSREQVVKLSTKLSSVSLRGLSSSNSASDISGNDFHGNYAFEGIGDDDL comes from the exons ATGCACTTCTCCATCCCCGAGACGGAGGTCCGCTCCGACGAAAACGGCTCGACTTATGTG GCTTACAATATCCATGTGAACGGTGTTCTGCATTGTCGAGTACGTTACAGCCAACTCCTGGGCCTCCACGAACAG ataaaaaaagaatatggaAATAATGTGGTGCCGGCTTTCCCACCAAAGAAGATCTTCACCCTTACGCCGGCTGAAGTTGATCAGAGGAGAGAACAGCTAGAGAAATACATGCAAGCTG TTCGTCAGGACCCCATTCTGGGATCCAGTGAGATGTTCAACAGCTTTTTGAGGAAAGCTCAACAG GAGACCCAGCAGATTCCCACTGAGGAGGTGCAGCTAGAAATATACCTGTCCAATGGCCAGAAGGTTAAAGTCAACATCCTCACATCGGACCAGACTGAGGATGTTCTGGAG gcTGTGGCTTCAAAGCTCGACCTTCCTGATGAGTTGGTGGGATATTTTAGCCTCTTCCTGGTTCAGGAGAGGGGGGATGGGGGCTGCACGT ACGTGAGAAAACTGCAGGAATTTGAGCTGCCCTACGTGTCCATCACCAGCCTGCATAGCCCTGACTACCGTATCGTCCTCCGTAAAAG CTACTGGGACACAGCGTACGACTGCGATGTCATGGATGACCGCGTGGGACTTAACTTGTTATATGCTCAG ACGGTGTCTGACATAGAGCGGGGATGGATCCTCGTGAACAAAGAGCAGCACAGACAGCTGAAATCCCTGCAGGAAAAAGGCTCAAAGAAGGAG TTCATCAGATTGGCTCAGACTCTCAAGTACTACGGCTATATCAAGTTTGATCCCTGCATCACGGACTTTCCTGAGAAGGGCTGTCATGTTATAGTCGGTGCCGGCAACAACGAACTCAACTTTCACGTCAAATTGCCCAGTGATCAGATGAAAGAGGGCAGCTTCAAAGTCACGCGCATGAGATGCTGGAGGGTCACCTCATCT CAGGTGCCTGTGGCGAATGGTACCGCGAACCCAAGCAGTTCCAGTAAATGTGACGTGAAACTAGAGCTGGCCTTCGAGTACTTGATGAGCAAAGACCGTCTGCAGTGGGTCACCATTACCAGTCCACAG GCTATCATGATGAGTATCTGTCTGCAGTCTATGGTAGATGAGCTGATGGTGAAGAAATCTGGCGGAAGCATTAAAAAG ATGCAGAAGAAGCGAGTGAACGGCTCGTTCCAGCGCTCTGACAGTCAGCAAGCTGTGAAGTCTCCTCCATTACTG GACTCCCCTGATCCCAGCCGTGAACAAGTAGTCAAACTCTCT accAAGCTGTCTTCTGTCTCCCTGAGAGGACTTAGTTCTTCCAACTCAGCCAGTGACATCAGTGGCAATGATTTCCATGGAAACTACGCCTTTGAAGGAATAGGGGACGATGACCTGTGA
- the snx17 gene encoding sorting nexin-17 isoform X4: MHFSIPETEVRSDENGSTYVAYNIHVNGVLHCRVRYSQLLGLHEQIKKEYGNNVVPAFPPKKIFTLTPAEVDQRREQLEKYMQAVRQDPILGSSEMFNSFLRKAQQETQQIPTEEVQLEIYLSNGQKVKVNILTSDQTEDVLEAVASKLDLPDELVGYFSLFLVQERGDGGCTYVRKLQEFELPYVSITSLHSPDYRIVLRKSYWDTAYDCDVMDDRVGLNLLYAQTVSDIERGWILVNKEQHRQLKSLQEKGSKKEFIRLAQTLKYYGYIKFDPCITDFPEKGCHVIVGAGNNELNFHVKLPSDQMKEGSFKVTRMRCWRVTSSVPVANGTANPSSSSKCDVKLELAFEYLMSKDRLQWVTITSPQAIMMSICLQSMVDELMVKKSGGSIKKMQKKRVNGSFQRSDSQQAVKSPPLLDSPDPSREQVVKLSTKLSSVSLRGLSSSNSASDISGNDFHGNYAFEGIGDDDL, from the exons ATGCACTTCTCCATCCCCGAGACGGAGGTCCGCTCCGACGAAAACGGCTCGACTTATGTG GCTTACAATATCCATGTGAACGGTGTTCTGCATTGTCGAGTACGTTACAGCCAACTCCTGGGCCTCCACGAACAG ataaaaaaagaatatggaAATAATGTGGTGCCGGCTTTCCCACCAAAGAAGATCTTCACCCTTACGCCGGCTGAAGTTGATCAGAGGAGAGAACAGCTAGAGAAATACATGCAAGCTG TTCGTCAGGACCCCATTCTGGGATCCAGTGAGATGTTCAACAGCTTTTTGAGGAAAGCTCAACAG GAGACCCAGCAGATTCCCACTGAGGAGGTGCAGCTAGAAATATACCTGTCCAATGGCCAGAAGGTTAAAGTCAACATCCTCACATCGGACCAGACTGAGGATGTTCTGGAG gcTGTGGCTTCAAAGCTCGACCTTCCTGATGAGTTGGTGGGATATTTTAGCCTCTTCCTGGTTCAGGAGAGGGGGGATGGGGGCTGCACGT ACGTGAGAAAACTGCAGGAATTTGAGCTGCCCTACGTGTCCATCACCAGCCTGCATAGCCCTGACTACCGTATCGTCCTCCGTAAAAG CTACTGGGACACAGCGTACGACTGCGATGTCATGGATGACCGCGTGGGACTTAACTTGTTATATGCTCAG ACGGTGTCTGACATAGAGCGGGGATGGATCCTCGTGAACAAAGAGCAGCACAGACAGCTGAAATCCCTGCAGGAAAAAGGCTCAAAGAAGGAG TTCATCAGATTGGCTCAGACTCTCAAGTACTACGGCTATATCAAGTTTGATCCCTGCATCACGGACTTTCCTGAGAAGGGCTGTCATGTTATAGTCGGTGCCGGCAACAACGAACTCAACTTTCACGTCAAATTGCCCAGTGATCAGATGAAAGAGGGCAGCTTCAAAGTCACGCGCATGAGATGCTGGAGGGTCACCTCATCT GTGCCTGTGGCGAATGGTACCGCGAACCCAAGCAGTTCCAGTAAATGTGACGTGAAACTAGAGCTGGCCTTCGAGTACTTGATGAGCAAAGACCGTCTGCAGTGGGTCACCATTACCAGTCCACAG GCTATCATGATGAGTATCTGTCTGCAGTCTATGGTAGATGAGCTGATGGTGAAGAAATCTGGCGGAAGCATTAAAAAG ATGCAGAAGAAGCGAGTGAACGGCTCGTTCCAGCGCTCTGACAGTCAGCAAGCTGTGAAGTCTCCTCCATTACTG GACTCCCCTGATCCCAGCCGTGAACAAGTAGTCAAACTCTCT accAAGCTGTCTTCTGTCTCCCTGAGAGGACTTAGTTCTTCCAACTCAGCCAGTGACATCAGTGGCAATGATTTCCATGGAAACTACGCCTTTGAAGGAATAGGGGACGATGACCTGTGA
- the znf513a gene encoding zinc finger protein 513a isoform X2 yields the protein MCMRSLRKRSDVSRKDSEQKHCSLEFCWSTSFYFLHYLTFVHWLSADISLPGFPLGDEESSPFSRLSMESDADDLRATESEREERVSESAFPSYLSCRGCGQLLEDPLGPGMDLVGPFCMRCCKGNADGVVDRKLCSGLGLEAESRGGGNEGAGGEDGSLKLHSCTLCGFTSRYTNHVKRHMKTHNGEKPYGCPLCSYASAQLVNLQRHLRIHTGEKPYKCHHCTFACSSLGNLKRHQRMHAAVSPGQSAPQPISGNGLNHTTAGQKEKEASPASTEVPGAVRSAPRPHMGRDANYLHALDGLRLAQQSSTGVLQSGQAASEPAPLPPMFFPFTCRLCGMALDDEDGSSAQICAKCTLEMLTKDTPGCPAERGDKVYTCAACPFLTHYPNHLARHMKTHSGEKPYKCPQCDYASAHFDNLKRHHRVHTGEKPYKCHLCDYACGNLANLKRHQRVHSGAKPFQCAICNYSCNQSMNLKRHMLRHTGEKPHKCQECGYTTGHWDNYKRHQKKHSLTTDGWVKVQMPGNEEEVEDEEEV from the exons CTGACATCAGTCTGCCTGGCTTCCCCCTGGGAGACGAGGAGAGCTCCCCCTTCAGCCGCCTCAGTATGGAGAGTGACGCCGACGACCTGCGTGCGACCGAAAGCGAGCGTGAAGAGAGGGTTTCTGAGTCTGCCTTTCCCTCTTACCTCTCTTGCAGGGGCTGTGGTCAGCTCCTGGAAGACCCCCTGGGACCCGGCATGGACTTGGTGGGGCCCTTCTGCATGCGCTGCTGCAAAGGGAATGCGGATGGCGTTGTGGACAGGAAGCTCTGCTCAGGCTTAGGCTTAGAAGCGGAGTCTAGAGGGGGAGGGAATGAGGGCGCTGGTGGCGAGGATGGTTCCCTGAAGCTCCACTCATGCACGCTCTGTGGTTTCACCTCGCGCTACACTAACCACGTTAAGAGGCACATGAAGACGCACAATGGCGAAAAGCCATACGGGTGTCCGCTCTGCTCCTACGCATCTGCACAACTAGTGAACCTGCAAAGGCACTTGCGCATACACACAGGAGAAAAGCCCTATAAGTGCCACCACTGCACATTTGCGTGCAGTTCCTTAGGGAACCTGAAGAGGCACCAGCGTATGCATGCAGCTGTAAGCCCAGGTCAGAGTGCCCCTCAGCCAATAAGCGGCAACGGTTTAAACCACACTACAGCGGGTCAGAAGGAAAAGGAAGCGTCTCCTGCCTCCACCGAAG TTCCAGGTGCTGTGCGGTCTGCCCCGCGACCCCACATGGGAAGGGATGCGAACTACTTGCACGCCCTTGATGGCCTCAGGCTTGCGCAGCAGTCATCAACAGGGGTGTTGCAGTCAGGACAGGCTGCGTCTGAACCTGCCCCCTTGCCCCCAATGTTCTTTCCCTTCACTTGTCGGCTGTGCGGCATGGCCCTGGATGACGAAGATGGATCCTCGGCCCAGATTTGCGCAAAGTGCACCCTGGAAATGCTCACTAAGGACACACCCGGATGCCCCGCTGAGCGAGGGGACAAGGTCTACACCTGTGCTGCCTGCCCCTTCCTCACCCACTACCCCAACCACCTGGCCCGCCACATGAAGACCCACAGTGGAGAGAAGCCATACAAGTGCCCGCAGTGCGACTACGCCTCTGCTCACTTCGACAACCTCAAGCGCCACCATCGAGTACACACTGGCGAGAAACCCTACAAGTGCCACTTGTGTGACTACGCCTGCGGCAACCTAGCTAATCTCAAGAGGCACCAGCGGGTGCATTCGGGCGCCAAACCCTTTCAGTGCGCCATCTGCAACTACAGCTGCAACCAGAGTATGAACCTGAAGCGGCACATGCTGCGCCACACAGGCGAGAAGCCCCATAAGTGCCAAGAGTGTGGCTACACCACTGGCCACTGGGACAACTACAAACGGCATCAGAAGAAGCACAGCCTCACTACAGatggctgggttaaagtgcaGATGCCTGGAAATGAGGAAGAGGTGGAGGACGAGGAAGAGGTGTAG
- the snx17 gene encoding sorting nexin-17 isoform X3: MHFSIPETEVRSDENGSTYVAYNIHVNGVLHCRVRYSQLLGLHEQIKKEYGNNVVPAFPPKKIFTLTPAEVDQRREQLEKYMQAVRQDPILGSSEMFNSFLRKAQQETQQIPTEEVQLEIYLSNGQKVKVNILTSDQTEDVLEAVASKLDLPDELVGYFSLFLVQERGDGGCTYVRKLQEFELPYVSITSLHSPDYRIVLRKSYWDTAYDCDVMDDRVGLNLLYAQTVSDIERGWILVNKEQHRQLKSLQEKGSKKEFIRLAQTLKYYGYIKFDPCITDFPEKGCHVIVGAGNNELNFHVKLPSDQMKEGSFKVTRMRCWRVTSSVPVANGTANPSSSSKCDVKLELAFEYLMSKDRLQWVTITSPQAIMMSICLQSMVDELMVKKSGGSIKKQMQKKRVNGSFQRSDSQQAVKSPPLLDSPDPSREQVVKLSTKLSSVSLRGLSSSNSASDISGNDFHGNYAFEGIGDDDL; encoded by the exons ATGCACTTCTCCATCCCCGAGACGGAGGTCCGCTCCGACGAAAACGGCTCGACTTATGTG GCTTACAATATCCATGTGAACGGTGTTCTGCATTGTCGAGTACGTTACAGCCAACTCCTGGGCCTCCACGAACAG ataaaaaaagaatatggaAATAATGTGGTGCCGGCTTTCCCACCAAAGAAGATCTTCACCCTTACGCCGGCTGAAGTTGATCAGAGGAGAGAACAGCTAGAGAAATACATGCAAGCTG TTCGTCAGGACCCCATTCTGGGATCCAGTGAGATGTTCAACAGCTTTTTGAGGAAAGCTCAACAG GAGACCCAGCAGATTCCCACTGAGGAGGTGCAGCTAGAAATATACCTGTCCAATGGCCAGAAGGTTAAAGTCAACATCCTCACATCGGACCAGACTGAGGATGTTCTGGAG gcTGTGGCTTCAAAGCTCGACCTTCCTGATGAGTTGGTGGGATATTTTAGCCTCTTCCTGGTTCAGGAGAGGGGGGATGGGGGCTGCACGT ACGTGAGAAAACTGCAGGAATTTGAGCTGCCCTACGTGTCCATCACCAGCCTGCATAGCCCTGACTACCGTATCGTCCTCCGTAAAAG CTACTGGGACACAGCGTACGACTGCGATGTCATGGATGACCGCGTGGGACTTAACTTGTTATATGCTCAG ACGGTGTCTGACATAGAGCGGGGATGGATCCTCGTGAACAAAGAGCAGCACAGACAGCTGAAATCCCTGCAGGAAAAAGGCTCAAAGAAGGAG TTCATCAGATTGGCTCAGACTCTCAAGTACTACGGCTATATCAAGTTTGATCCCTGCATCACGGACTTTCCTGAGAAGGGCTGTCATGTTATAGTCGGTGCCGGCAACAACGAACTCAACTTTCACGTCAAATTGCCCAGTGATCAGATGAAAGAGGGCAGCTTCAAAGTCACGCGCATGAGATGCTGGAGGGTCACCTCATCT GTGCCTGTGGCGAATGGTACCGCGAACCCAAGCAGTTCCAGTAAATGTGACGTGAAACTAGAGCTGGCCTTCGAGTACTTGATGAGCAAAGACCGTCTGCAGTGGGTCACCATTACCAGTCCACAG GCTATCATGATGAGTATCTGTCTGCAGTCTATGGTAGATGAGCTGATGGTGAAGAAATCTGGCGGAAGCATTAAAAAG CAGATGCAGAAGAAGCGAGTGAACGGCTCGTTCCAGCGCTCTGACAGTCAGCAAGCTGTGAAGTCTCCTCCATTACTG GACTCCCCTGATCCCAGCCGTGAACAAGTAGTCAAACTCTCT accAAGCTGTCTTCTGTCTCCCTGAGAGGACTTAGTTCTTCCAACTCAGCCAGTGACATCAGTGGCAATGATTTCCATGGAAACTACGCCTTTGAAGGAATAGGGGACGATGACCTGTGA